Below is a genomic region from Actinomadura sp. NAK00032.
GGTCGCGGTGCCGCTGAGCACGGCCGACGCGGCGTAGGACACCATCGCCCCGGCCGTCGCGCCGAACGCGTTGACCTGCGACAGCAGCCGCAGGTCGCGCAGCCCGAGGGTGCCGGCCAGCTCGATGCCGGGGGAGCCGCCCATGCCGTGGCTGACCAGCAGCCCGTCCAGGTCGCCGAGCGCCAGGCCCGCGTCGGCGGCGGCGAGCCGCACCGCGTCCGCGGCCAGCCGCCGCGGGCTGCGCCCGTACACCCTGCCGAGCTCGGTCATCCCGAGCCCGGCGATCGAAGTGCCCCTCGAAGTGCCCATCGCCTCGCTCTCCTCGTCCGTAAGTGCCACCGTACAGAACGACGTTCGGTATGGAAGGGGGCGGGGTGATCAGGAGCGGGCGCGGAACGCGCCCCGGTAGGCCGGCGCGGGCGAGCCACTGCCGCGGCGTCGGCCCCGCCTGCTCGCCGAACCGCCGGGTCAGCGTCCGGACGCTCACGCCCTCGACGGCCGGGAACCGCCGGGAGACACGAGTACCGCCCGCGTCCCCGGGGCGACGGGGACGCGGGCGGCGGGCCGGGAGATCCGCTCAGGACGCCAGGACGGCCTGGAGGAAGTCCCGGGTGCGCTGCTCGGACGGCTCGCCGAAGATCTGCTCCGGCGGGCCCTCCTCGACGATCTGGCCCTGGTCGAACATCAGGACCCGGTTGGAGATGTCCTTGGCGAAGGCCATCTCATGCGTGACGCACAGCATCGTGAGGTCGCTCTGCCGGGCGATGTCGCGCAGCAGGTCCTGGACGCCGACGACGAGCTCGGGGTCCAGGGCGGAGGTGACCTCGTCCAGCAGCAGCACCTTCGGCTGCATGGCGAGCGCCCGCGCGATCGCCACGCGCTGCTGCTGGCCGCCCGAGAGCTGGGTGGGGTGCGCGTTCTCCTTGTCGGCGAGCCCGACCATGTCCAGCAGGCCCTTGGCGCGCTCGACCGCCTCGTCCTTCGGCACCCCCAGCACCCGCACCGGCCCCTCGGTGAGGTTGCGCAGCACGTTCATGTTGGGGAACAGGTTGAACTGCTGGAACACCATGCCGACCTGCTTGCGCATCTCGTGCAGGTGCTTCTGGCTCGCCGGGACGCGCTTGCCGCCCCGCTCCATGTGCCACAGCGTCTCGTCGCCGATCCAGATGACGCCCTCGTCGAGCGTCTCCAACGTCATCAGCAGCCGCAGGATCGTGGTCTTGCCCGAACCGCTCGGCCCGATCAGCGTCACGCGCTCGCCCGGCGCGACGGTGAAGTCCAGCTCGCGCAGGACGACGTTGGGGCCGAACCGCTTGACCACCTTCTCGAAGCGGATCCCGGGCGCGGCGCCGTGCGGCAGGTCCGCGGCGTGCCCGCCCGCGGGCCCGGCGTCCTTCCCGGTGGAGGCGCCCTTCTCCAGGACGACGTCCGACGCGGTGTCTGCCGCCGCGTCCTTCGGCACTTCCGGTGTGTTAGGTGGTGGCATAACGCCTCTCCAAGCGGCGGACGAGTATCGAGGATATGACGCTGACGACGACGAACAACAGGCCGACCATCGTGATCGGCTCCAGGAACTGCAGGCTCTGCGAACCGACCTTGTACGCGGAGAACAGCAGCTCCGCGACGTTGATGGCCAGCAGCATCGGCGAGTCCTTGAACATCGCGATCAGGTAGTTGCCGAGCGTCGGGATCACGCGGCGGATCGCCTGCGGCAGGATCACGTCCAGCCACACCCGCGACTTCGGCAGGTTCAGCGCGGTGCACGCCTCCCACTGCCCCTTCGGCACGTCCGCGATCCCGGCCCGGTACACCTCGGCGGTGTAGGTCGAGTAGTGCACCCCGAGCGTGATGATGCCCGCGGTCAGCGACCCGATGGTGATGCCCCAGGCGGGCAGGACGAAGAACACGAAGTACAGCTGCGGGATCAGCGGGGTGGACCTGATGAACTCGGTGATCCACCGGATCGTCTGGTTGAACACCCGGCTCGGGGTGCGGCGCAGCAGCGTCCACACCAGCCCGAGGACGATCGCGATCACGTAGCCGGCCAGCGTCGCGATGACCGTGTACCGCAGGCCGCTCAGCAGGTCGGGGAAGATGTCCCCGGAGTACTGCCAGTCCCAGGTCATCAGCCGGCCACCCCCGCTCCGGGGGCGCCCGCCGCGATCGTCCCGAGGGACGGCTCAGCGGGCAGCCGGCGGCCGAGCATGCGGTCCACGCGGCGCTCGGCGTACCGGACGAACAGCTGCAGCACCTGCGCGATGACGAAGTACAGGACCAGCACCATCGAGAACGCCGCGACGGTCTCGCCGGTGCTGCCCTGGATGTTCTTCGACACCCGGGTCAGGTCGACGAGCCCGACCAGGGACACGATGGCCGTTCCCTTCATCAGCTCGATGAGCAGGTTGCCGAACGGCGGCAGCATCAGCGCGAACGCCTGCGGCAGCAGCACGCGCCGCATCCGCTGGAACGGGGTGAAGTTCAGCGCGATCGTGGCCTCGTACTGCGCCTTCGGGACGGCGTTGATCGAGCCGCGCACCACCTCCGCGCCGTAGGCGCCGACGTTCAGGCCGAGCGCCAGCACGGCCGCGAACATCGTGGTGAACCGCAGCCCGATGAGCGGGAGCGCGTAGAAGAACCAGAACAGCAGCACCAGCGTGGCGTTGCCGCGGAAGAACTCCACGTAGACCCGGTTCAGCACGCGCACCCACGCGTGGCGCGAGGTGCCCGCCATGCCGAACAGCAGGGCGAGCACCAGCGCCAGCGCGCCACCGAGCAGGGTGAGCCGGACCGTGACCCACGCGCCGTCCAGCCACTGGGGGTAGCTGTCGAGGACGTCGGACACGCGCGATCAGCCCTTGCAGAACTTGGCGGCGGTGTCGTCCGGGCCCGGCATGTCGGCCTGGGTGAAACCGAAGGGCTGCAGGATCGGCAGCAGCCCGTTCTGCTGCTTGAGCTTGTCGAGCTCGCCGTTCCAGGCGGTCAGCAGGTCCGAGTCGGCCTTGCGGAACGCGAACGCGCCCGCGCCGAACTGCTCCTTGCCGTCGATGACCGGG
It encodes:
- the ehuD gene encoding ectoine/hydroxyectoine ABC transporter permease subunit EhuD; amino-acid sequence: MTWDWQYSGDIFPDLLSGLRYTVIATLAGYVIAIVLGLVWTLLRRTPSRVFNQTIRWITEFIRSTPLIPQLYFVFFVLPAWGITIGSLTAGIITLGVHYSTYTAEVYRAGIADVPKGQWEACTALNLPKSRVWLDVILPQAIRRVIPTLGNYLIAMFKDSPMLLAINVAELLFSAYKVGSQSLQFLEPITMVGLLFVVVSVISSILVRRLERRYATT
- the ehuC gene encoding ectoine/hydroxyectoine ABC transporter permease subunit EhuC, with product MSDVLDSYPQWLDGAWVTVRLTLLGGALALVLALLFGMAGTSRHAWVRVLNRVYVEFFRGNATLVLLFWFFYALPLIGLRFTTMFAAVLALGLNVGAYGAEVVRGSINAVPKAQYEATIALNFTPFQRMRRVLLPQAFALMLPPFGNLLIELMKGTAIVSLVGLVDLTRVSKNIQGSTGETVAAFSMVLVLYFVIAQVLQLFVRYAERRVDRMLGRRLPAEPSLGTIAAGAPGAGVAG
- the ehuA gene encoding ectoine/hydroxyectoine ABC transporter ATP-binding protein EhuA, translating into MPHGAAPGIRFEKVVKRFGPNVVLRELDFTVAPGERVTLIGPSGSGKTTILRLLMTLETLDEGVIWIGDETLWHMERGGKRVPASQKHLHEMRKQVGMVFQQFNLFPNMNVLRNLTEGPVRVLGVPKDEAVERAKGLLDMVGLADKENAHPTQLSGGQQQRVAIARALAMQPKVLLLDEVTSALDPELVVGVQDLLRDIARQSDLTMLCVTHEMAFAKDISNRVLMFDQGQIVEEGPPEQIFGEPSEQRTRDFLQAVLAS